The following coding sequences are from one Macaca nemestrina isolate mMacNem1 chromosome 1, mMacNem.hap1, whole genome shotgun sequence window:
- the LOC105478117 gene encoding toll-like receptor 5, with the protein MGDHLDLLLGVVLVASPVFGFPSCSFDGRIAFYRFCNLTQVPQVLNTTERLLLSFNYIRTVTVSSFPFLEQLQLLELGNQYTPLTIDKEAFRNLPNLRILDLGSSQIYFLHPDAFQGLFHLFELRLYFCGLSDAVLKNGFFRNLKSLTRLDLSKNQIRSLYLHPSFGKLNSLKSIDFSSNQIFLVCEHELEPLQGKMLSFFSLAANNLYSRVSVDWGKCMNPFRSMVLETLDVSGNGWTVDITGNFSNAISKSQAFSLILAHHIMGAGFGFHNIKDPDQNTFAGLARSSVRHLDLSHGFIFSLNSRVFETLQDLQVLNLAYNKINKIAVEAFYGLDNLQVLNLSYNLLGELYSSNFYGLPKVAYIDLQKNHIGIIQDQTFKFLENLQTLDLRDNALTTIHFIPSIPDIFLSGNKLVTLSEINLTANFIHLSENRLENLDILYFLLRIPHLQILILNQNRLSSCSGAQTPSENPSLEQLFLGGNMLQLAWETQLCWDVFEGLSNLQVLYLNNNYLNSLPPGVFSHLTALKRLSLNSNRLTVLSHNDLPANLEILDISGNQLLAPDPDLFVSLSVLDITHNKFICECTLSTFIHWLNHTNVTIAGPPADIHCVYPDSLSGVSLFSLSTEACDEEEVLKSLKFSLFIVCTVTLTLFLMTILIVTKFRGFCFICYKTAQRLVFKYHPQGTEPDTYKYDAYLCFSSKDFAWVQNALLKHLDTQYSDQNRFNLCFEERDFVPGENHIANIQDAIWNSRKIVCLVSRHFLRDGWCLEAFSYAQGRCLSDLNSALIMVVVGSLSQYQLMKHQSIRGFVQKQQYLRWPEDLQDIGWFLHKLSQQILKKEKEKKKDSNIPLRTVATIS; encoded by the coding sequence ATGGGAGACCACCTGGACCTTCTCCTAGGAGTGGTACTTGTGGCCAGTCCTGTGTTTGGATTTCCTTCCTGCTCCTTTGATGGCCGAATAGCCTTTTATCGTTTCTGCAACCTCACCCAGGTCCCCCAGGTCCTCAACACCACTGAGAGGCTCCTGCTGAGCTTCAACTATATCCGGACAGTCACTGTTTCATCCTTCCCCTTTCTGGAACAGCTGCAGCTGCTGGAGCTCGGGAACCAGTATACCCCCTTGACTATTGACAAGGAGGCCTTCAGAAACCTGCCCAACCTTAGAATCTTGGACCTGGGAAGTAGTCAGATATACTTCTTGCATCCAGATGCTTTTCAGGGACTGTTCCATCTGTTTGAACTTAGACTGTATTTCTGTGGTCTCTCCGATGCTGTATTGAAAAATGgttttttcagaaatttaaagTCTTTAACTCGCTTGGATCTATCCAAAAATCAGATTCGTAGCCTTTACCTTCATCCTTCATTTGGGAAGCTGAATTCCTTGAAGTCCATAGATTTTTCCTCCAACCAAATATTTCTTGTATGTGAACATGAGCTCGAGCCCCTCCAAGGGAAAATGCTCTCCTTTTTCAGCCTCGCAGCTAATAACTTGTATAGCAGAGTCTCAGTGGACTGGGGAAAATGTATGAACCCGTTCAGAAGCATGGTGCTGGAGACACTAGATGTTTCTGGAAATGGCTGGACAGTGGATATCACAGGAAACTTTAGCAATGCCATCAGCAAAAGCCAGGCCTTCTCTTTGATTCTTGCCCACCACATCATGGGTGCCGGGTTTGGCTTCCATAACATCAAAGATCCTGACCAGAACACATTTGCTGGCCTGGCCAGAAGTTCAGTGAGACACCTGGACCTTTCACATGGGTTTATCTTCTCCCTGAACTCCCGAGTCTTTGAGACACTCCAGGATTTGCAGGTTCTGAACCTTGCCTACAACAAGATAAATAAGATTGCGGTTGAAGCATTTTACGGACTTGACAACCTCCAAGTTCTCAATTTGTCGTATAACCTTCTGGGGGAACTTTACAGTTCGAATTTCTATGGACTACCTAAGGTAGCCTACATTGATTTGCAAAAGAATCACATTGGAATAATTCAAGACCAAACATTCAAATTCCTGGAAAACTTACAGACCTTGGATCTCCGAGACAATGCTCTTACAACCATTCATTTTATTCCAAGCATACCTGATATCTTCTTGAGTGGCAATAAACTAGTGACTTTGTCAGAGATCAACCTTACAGCCAACTTCATCCACTTATCAGAAAACAGGCTAGAAAATCTAGATATTCTCTACTTTCTCCTACGGATACCTCATCTCCAgattctcattttaaatcaaaatcgCTTATCCTCTTGTAGTGGAGCTCAAACCCCTTCAGAGAATCCCAGCTTAGAACAGCTTTTCCTTGGAGGAAATATGTTGCAACTTGCCTGGGAAACTCAACTCTGTTGGGATGTTTTTGAGGGACTTTCTAATCTTCAAGTTCTGTATTTGAATAATAACTATCTTAATTCCCTTCCACCAGGAGTATTTAGCCATCTGACTGCATTAAAGAGACTAAGCCTCAACTCCAACAGGCTGACAGTTCTTTCTCACAATGATTTACCTGCTAATTTAGAGATCCTGGACATATCTGGGAATCAGCTCCTAGCTCCCGATCCTGATTTATTTGTATCACTTAGTGTCTTGGATATAACTCATAACAAGTTCATTTGTGAATGTACACTTAGCACTTTTATCCATTGGCTTAATCACACCAATGTCACTATAGCTGGGCCTCCTGCAGACATACATTGCGTGTACCCTGACTCGCTCTCCGGggtttccctcttctctctttccacGGAAGCTTGTGATGAAGAGGAAGTCTTAAAGTCCCTAAAGTTCTCCCTTTTCATTGTATGCACTGTCACTCTGACTCTGTTCCTCATGACCATCCTCATAGTCACGAAGTTCCGGGGCTTCTGTTTTATCTGTTATAAGACAGCCCAGAGACTGGTGTTCAAGTACCATCCCCAGGGCACAGAACCTGATACGTACAAATATGATGCCTATTTGTGCTTCAGCAGCAAAGACTTCGCATGGGTGCAGAATGCTTTGCTCAAACACCTGGACACTCaatacagtgaccaaaacagatTTAACCTGTGCTTTGAAGAAAGAGACTTTGTCCCGGGAGAAAACCACATTGCCAATATCCAGGACGCCATCTGGAACAGTAGAAAGATTGTTTGTCTTGTGAGCAGACACTTCCTTAGAGATGGTTGGTGCCTTGAAGCCTTCAGTTATGCCCAGGGCAGGTGCTTATCTGACCTTAACAGTGCTCTCATCATGGTGGTGGTTGGGTCCTTGTCCCAGTACCAGTTGATGAAACATCAATCCATTAGAGGCTTTGTACAGAAACAGCAGTACTTGAGGTGGCCTGAGGATCTCCAGGATATTGGCTGGTTTCTTCATAAACTCTCTCAACAGatactaaagaaagaaaaagaaaagaagaaagacagtaACATTCCGTTGCGAACTGTAGCAACCATCTCCTAA